A stretch of DNA from Nitrospinota bacterium:
ACGAAGAATCAAATCTGTCAAGAATACCCGGCAGATAACAAAGGCGATGAAGCTTGTTGCCGCCGCGAAGATGCGGAAGGCACAGGAGAACGTTATCGCCTCGCGCCCGTATCATGACAAGATGTTCCAGGTTCTGCACTCCCTGGCCGACCGTTCGCAGGAATCATCACATCCTCTGATGGAGGAGAGGGAGGAGAAGAACATTCTTGTTCTCCTTATATCGTCGGATAAAGGGCTGTGCGGAGGTTTCAATACCAATCTCATCAAAAGGACGGAACAGCTGGTGCATGACAACGAAGGGAAGGGTATTTACCTGAATGTCGCCGGCAAGAAGGGGCGGGACTACTTCGCTACCAGGAACATTATCAAGAATAAGGACTATCCCGATTATTTCAGGCATATAGGCTATGAATTTGCGGCGGAGATAGCAGCCGACGCTATTGAGATATTTCTTAGCGGAAAGGTGGACAGGGTTTACCTTGTCTACAACAAGTTCGTATCGGTGGCAACCCAGAAGGTGATCATATCCCCGATACTTCCCCTTTCAGCAGACAGGCGAAGACGAAAGCGCCCGGACCTGAAAATAGAGGATGAAGAGTACAAGCTGGTAGATTACGTTTACGAGCCGTCCGTCGGGGAGATACTTACCGACATAATCAAGAAATATGTCGAAGTAGAGGTCTACCAGGCGTTGCTGGAATCATGGGCGAGCGAGAACGGCGCCAGGATGGCGGCGATGGATAACGCTACTCGCAACGCAGGAGAGATGATCTCCAAACTTACACTGAAGTACAACCGCGCAAGGCAGGCGGCGATTACCACGGAAATAATAGAAATTGTATCAGGAGCTGATGCCCTGGAAGGGTAGATGGAGGAGTAAATGAACGAAGGGAAGATAATTCAGATAATTGGTCCTGTTCTCGACGTGAGGTTCTCACAGGGAGCAATGCCGGCAATCTACAACGCTCTTATTGTCGAGATGGACGGCGGAAAAAGAAAGATCACTGCGGAAGTCGCCCAACACCTCGGCGAGGACATGGTACGCGCTGTATCAATGCAGCCGACGGACGGTATGATTAGGGGAATGACGGTAAAAGATACCGGTAAGCCGATATCGATACCTGTTGGCAACGGCGCGCTTGGCAGGATCATGAATGTTGTTGGTGAGCCAATCGACAATGCCGGTCCTATCAAGGCGGAAAGATATGACCCTATCCACCGCGAAGCTCCGAGCTTTGAGGATCAGGATACATCTAGCGAGATGCTTGAGACAGGGATAAAGGTTATTGACCTTCTCGAACCGTATCTGAAAGGTGGGAAGACTGGTCTTTTCGGCGGCGCGGGCGTAGGCAAGACGGTTCTTATCCAGGAGTTGATCCACAATATCGCCACCGGCCACGGCGGATACTCCGTTTTCGCGGGTGTAGGCGAAAGGACGCGTGAAGGAAACGACCTCTTTACGGAAATGAGCGAATCGGGCGTTATCGACAAGACGGCGCTTATTTACGGACAGATGACCGAGCCGCCAGGAGCGCGTTCCCGCGTCGGCCTGACAGGTCTTACCGTTGCCGAATACTTCCGCGACGTGGAAGGGCAGGACGTGCTCTTCTTCGTGGATAATATATTCCGTTTCTCTCAGGCCGGCTCCGAAGTTTCGGCTCTTCTTGGACGTATGCCGTCCGCCGTTGGTTATCAGCCGACACTGGCTACCGAGATGGGGGTTCTTCAGGAGAGGATCACATCGACAAAGAAAGGCTCGATTACTTCCGTTCAGGCGATTTACGTTCCTGCGGACGATCTTACCGACCCGGCGCCTGCGACAACATTCTCGCACCTTGACGCGACGACGGTTCTTAGCCGCTCCATCTCCGAGATGGGCATTTATCCTGCGGTTGACCCGCTTGATTCGACCTCAAGAATTCTTGATCCGCTTGTTGTTGGCGAAGAGCACTACTCCATTGCCAGACGCGTACAGGCTGTTCTTCAGCGAAACAAGGAGCTTCAGGACGTTATAGCCATCCTCGGCATGGACGAACTTTCGGAAGATGACAAGCTAGTGGTCTCGCGCGCCAGAAAAATTCAGAGGTTCCTCAGCCAGCCGTTCCACGTTGCCGAGACATTCACCGGCGTTAAGGGGTGCTATGTGTCTCTCAAGGATACGCTTGAAGGATTCAAGGCGATAGTTGATGGTGAAAAAGACGACGTTCCAGAACAGGCTTTCTACATGGTAGGGAGCATGGAAGACGTTATGAAAAAAGCCGAGACGCTTAAAAAAGGATAGACGGAGAAATTATGGAAGCGGAAAAGTTCCAGCTCGTTGTAGTCACACCGGCGAGCAAACCTGCGGATGTCGAGGTTACTTTCGTGTCCGCCCCCGGAAGCGAGGGGGAGTTTGGGGTGTTAAAAGGGCATACGGAGTTCCTTACGACCTTGAAACCCGGCGTGATCAGGTATGAAACCGAGGATGGTGAATTTTTCCTTTCGGTGAGCTGGGGTTACGCCGAGGTAAAGGGCGAGTCAGTCACGATACTTGCAGAAACCTCTGAGCGTGCGGAAGACATAGATATGGACCGCGCTAAAAAGGATTTGGAACATTGGCAGAAGGAGCTTTCCGCGCTTTCTCCCGATGATGAGAATTACCAGAAATACCAGTTGAAATTGGAGCGCGCTCAGGCAAGATTGGATACAGTAAACCAGCTACAGAGCAAGTAAAGCATTTACCGGGGGAGGTATCACCGTTAAAAGGGTACTGGTTTGGCTTACTACAGTCGCTCTAATCCTCTGTTCCGGATCGGCCCACTCGCAGGAAAACCCTGCGCCGCCGGAGGATTTCCCCGATTACATTATTCGCGAGATTATTTTCAAAAGAGATAACGTATTCGATCTCAATGATCCGAATGAGAGCGGTTGGCTCGGTCGAGGCGGTAACGCATTTCACATAGTTACCAGGGAAAATGTTCTTCGTAGCGAGATACTTTTCAAAGAAGGGGACACCTATAACAGGCTTCTAAAGGAAGAATCTGCCCG
This window harbors:
- the atpG gene encoding ATP synthase F1 subunit gamma, translated to MPNLKDLKRRIKSVKNTRQITKAMKLVAAAKMRKAQENVIASRPYHDKMFQVLHSLADRSQESSHPLMEEREEKNILVLLISSDKGLCGGFNTNLIKRTEQLVHDNEGKGIYLNVAGKKGRDYFATRNIIKNKDYPDYFRHIGYEFAAEIAADAIEIFLSGKVDRVYLVYNKFVSVATQKVIISPILPLSADRRRRKRPDLKIEDEEYKLVDYVYEPSVGEILTDIIKKYVEVEVYQALLESWASENGARMAAMDNATRNAGEMISKLTLKYNRARQAAITTEIIEIVSGADALEG
- the atpD gene encoding F0F1 ATP synthase subunit beta, whose protein sequence is MNEGKIIQIIGPVLDVRFSQGAMPAIYNALIVEMDGGKRKITAEVAQHLGEDMVRAVSMQPTDGMIRGMTVKDTGKPISIPVGNGALGRIMNVVGEPIDNAGPIKAERYDPIHREAPSFEDQDTSSEMLETGIKVIDLLEPYLKGGKTGLFGGAGVGKTVLIQELIHNIATGHGGYSVFAGVGERTREGNDLFTEMSESGVIDKTALIYGQMTEPPGARSRVGLTGLTVAEYFRDVEGQDVLFFVDNIFRFSQAGSEVSALLGRMPSAVGYQPTLATEMGVLQERITSTKKGSITSVQAIYVPADDLTDPAPATTFSHLDATTVLSRSISEMGIYPAVDPLDSTSRILDPLVVGEEHYSIARRVQAVLQRNKELQDVIAILGMDELSEDDKLVVSRARKIQRFLSQPFHVAETFTGVKGCYVSLKDTLEGFKAIVDGEKDDVPEQAFYMVGSMEDVMKKAETLKKG
- a CDS encoding F0F1 ATP synthase subunit epsilon; its protein translation is MEAEKFQLVVVTPASKPADVEVTFVSAPGSEGEFGVLKGHTEFLTTLKPGVIRYETEDGEFFLSVSWGYAEVKGESVTILAETSERAEDIDMDRAKKDLEHWQKELSALSPDDENYQKYQLKLERAQARLDTVNQLQSK